The following are encoded together in the Kwoniella europaea PYCC6329 chromosome 1, complete sequence genome:
- a CDS encoding ribonucleoside-diphosphate reductase, alpha subunit — MVMWIYKRDGRKEPVAFDKVTARINKLSYGLDPNFVEPAEITQKVIVGIHAGITTVELDNLAAETAAYLTTKHPDYAILAARIAISNLHKETKKHFSSVIQDLYEWVNPKTGKHAPMIADDVYKIVMDNKETLDSAIIYDRDFAYNYFGFKTLERSYLLRVNGKIVERPQHMIMRVAVGIHGANIDKVIETYNLMSERYFTHASPTLFNSGTPHAQMSSCFLVAMRDDSIDGIYDTLKTCAQISKTAGGIGLHIHNIRAKGAYIAGTNGYSNGIVPMLRAYDATARYVDQGGNKRPGAFAIYLEPWHADVFDFLDLRKNHGKEEVRARDLFYALWIPDLFMKRVEQDGDWTLMCPSECPGLADVHSEEFEKLYEGYEKAGKGRKTIKAQKLWFSILEAQTETGGPFILYKDAANSKSNQQHLGTIKSSNLCTEIIEYSAPDEVAVCNLASLALPAFVDLEKRTYDFKKLHEITKVVTKNLDQVITRNYYPVPEARNSNMRHRPVGLGVQGLADAFMALRMPFDSPAARELNIQIFETIYHAALTASCEMAQELGKYPSYEGSPISQGKLQPDFWGRTPTDLWDWTELRSNIAKHGVRNSLLVAPMPTASTSQILGWNECFEPYTSMLYARRVLSGDFQVVCPWLLRDLINLGLWDDNMKNLIIAAGGSIQNIPQIPAELKAIYKTVWEISQKAVIDLAADRGAFIDQSQSLNIHLANPSFSQLTSMHFYGWKRGLKTGAYYLRTKPSANAIQFTIDAATLKQAKSLAADGKKPAAAGSPSASAESLVAPMRQVKIATTASSAPVPQPPTPNAESRSDSPKPSEEEEITYEEAKRRAEERAEAALQCSIENKDACLMCSG, encoded by the exons ATGGTGATGTGGATCTACAAACGAGACGGTCGAAAGGAACCTG TCGCCTTCGATAAAGTCACTGCTCGTATAAACAAGCTTTCGTATGGTCTCGACCCCAATTTCGTTGAACCTGCTGAAATCACCCAAAAAGTGATTGTTGGTATTCATGCTGGTATCACTACTGTCGAACTTGAC AACCTTGCTGCCGAAACTGCCGCCTATCTCACCACCAAACACCCAGATTACGCTATCCTCGCTGCCAGAATTGCCATCTCCAATCTCCACAAGGAGACCAAGAAGCATTTCTCATCAGTCATTCAAGACTTGTACGAATGGGTCAACCCCAAGACCGGCAAACATGCTCCTATGATCGCCGACGACGTCTACAAGATCGTCATGGATAACAAAGAAACTCTCGACTCAGCTATCATCTACGATCGAGATTTCGCTTACAACTATTTCGGTTTCAAGACCCTCGAACGATCTTACCTCTTACGAGTTAATGGTAAAATTGTCGAAAGACCCCAACACATGATCATGCGAGTTGCTGTTGGTATCCACGGAGCCAACATCGACAAGGTCATCGAGACTTACAATCTCATGTCTGAACGATATTTCACTCATGCTTCTCCTAct CTCTTCAACTCTGGTACTCCCCACGCTCAGATGTCGTCATGTTTCCTCGTTGCCATGAGAGACGATTCTATCGACGGTATTTACGATACCCTCAAGACCTGTGCTCAAATCTCCAAGACTGCCGGTGGTATCGGTCTTCACATCCACAACATTCGAGCCAAGGGTGCCTACATCGCCGGTACCAACGGTTACTCCAATGGTATCGTCCCTATGTTGAGAGCTTACGATGCTACTGCTCGATACGTCGACCAAGGTGGTAACAAACGACCTGGTGCCTTTGCCATCTACCTCGAACCATGGCACGCCGATGTCTTCGACTTCCTCGATTTGAGAAAGAACCACGGTAAAGAAGAAGTCCGAGCTCGAGATCTCTTCTACGCTCTCTGGATTCCCGATCTTTTCATGAAGCGAGTCGAACAAGATGGTGATTGGACCCTCATGTGTCCTTCCGAATGTCCCGGTCTTGCCGACGTTCACTCGGAAGAATTTGAGAAACTCTATGAAGGCTACGAGAAAGCCGGTAAAGGTCGAAAGACCATCAAAGCCCAAAAGCTTTGGTTCTCCATCCTGGAAGCTCAAACCGAGACCGGTGGACCTTTCATCCTTTACAAGGACGCTGCCAACTCCAAATCCAACCAGCAACACTTGGGTACCATCAAGTCATCCAACTTGTGTACCGAAATCATCGAATACTCTGCTCCTGATGAAGTGGCTGTATGTAACTTGGCTTCTCTCGCTCTTCCCGCTTTCGTCGATCTCGAGAAGAGAACCTACGATTTCAAAAAGCTTCACGAGATCACCAAGGTAGTTACCAAGAACTTGGATCAAGTTATCACTCGAAACTACTACCCTGTTCCCGAAGCTCGAAACTCCAACATGCGACACCGACCTGTTGGTTTGGGTGTACAAGGTCTCGCCGATGCCTTCATGGCTCTCCGAATGCCTTTCGACTCTCCTGCCGCTCGAGAGCTTAACATCCAGATCTTCGAGACTATCTACCACGCCGCTTTGACCGCTTCTTGCGAGATGGCTCAAGAGCTCGGTAAATACCCTTCATACGAGGGATCACCCATCTCTCAAGGTAAACTTCAACCTGACTTCTGGGGTCGAACACCTACCGACCTCTGGGACTGGACCGAACTCCGATCCAACATTGCTAAACATGGTGTCCGAAACTCCTTACTCGTCGCTCCTATGCCTACTGCCTCCACATCTCAGATCTTAGGTTGGAACGAATGTTTCGAACCTTACACTTCCATGCTTTACGCTCGACGAGTCCTTTCAGGTGATTTCCAAGTCGTCTGTCCTTGGTTACTCCGCGACCTCATCAACTTGGGATTATGGGACGATAACATGAAgaacctcatcatcgctgCTGGAGGATCCATCCAGAATATCCCTCAGATCCCTGCCGAGCTCAAAGCTATCTACAAGACTGTATGGGAAATCTCTCAAAAGGCAGTCATCGACCTGGCAGCCGATCGAGGAGCgttcatcgatcaatctcaatcgCTCAACATCCACTTGGCCAACCCTTCGTTCTCCCAATTGACCTCGATGCACTTCTAcggatggaagagaggattgAAGACTGGTGCCTATTACCTCCGAACCAAACCTTCTGCCAACGCTATTCAATTCACCATCGATGCTGCTACTCTCAAACAAGCTAAATCACTCGCTGCCGACGGAAAGAAACCTGCTGCCGCTGGTTCACCTTCGGCTTCGGCTGAATCATTGGTAGCTCCAATGAGACAAGTCAAAATTGCCACTACCGCTTCTTCCGCGCCTGTTCCTCaaccacctacacctaacGCTGAAAGCCGATCTGACTCGCCTAAACCtagcgaagaggaagagatcacCTATGAAGAAGCCAAGCGAAGAGCCGAGGAGAGAGCGGAAGCTGCTTTACAATGCTCGATCGAGAACAAAGATGCTTGTTTGATGTGCTCTGGATAG